The following proteins come from a genomic window of Verrucomicrobiales bacterium:
- a CDS encoding response regulator transcription factor — MKQEPKKSRVLIADANDRMRLMLRSTLSDLESEFLEARGSEATLRAVREHQPDWVLLEVNLRPRGGLPLAGIIRQECPAAKVIMVTNCDEPEVRNSARQLGVFGYVLKDDLLEVRKLIQSENRRARPARSDHA, encoded by the coding sequence ATGAAACAAGAACCGAAGAAAAGCCGGGTGCTGATTGCCGATGCGAACGATCGCATGCGCCTGATGCTGCGTTCGACTTTGTCGGATTTGGAGAGTGAGTTCCTGGAGGCGCGCGGAAGTGAGGCTACTCTTCGCGCGGTGCGAGAGCATCAGCCGGACTGGGTGCTTCTGGAAGTTAATTTGCGTCCCAGGGGAGGACTGCCTTTGGCGGGCATTATTCGACAAGAATGCCCGGCGGCGAAAGTGATTATGGTGACCAACTGTGACGAGCCGGAGGTGAGGAACAGCGCGCGGCAGTTGGGTGTGTTTGGCTACGTGTTGAAAGATGATCTGCTCGAGGTGAGAAAGCTCATTCAATCGGAAAACCGCCGTGCCCGACCTGCCCGTTCTGATCATGCCTAA
- a CDS encoding (2Fe-2S)-binding protein, with the protein MPKVTILPTGVSAEVEPGELLLEAGEKAGIEMEAGCFNCSCGTCVIEVVSGLENLEEPTPEELDVLDQWNKDPEKFRLTCCVHIKTGDVVLRQHH; encoded by the coding sequence ATGCCAAAAGTCACCATTTTGCCCACCGGAGTATCCGCCGAGGTTGAGCCGGGGGAGCTTCTATTGGAAGCGGGAGAGAAGGCCGGCATCGAGATGGAGGCAGGTTGCTTCAATTGCTCGTGCGGCACCTGTGTCATCGAAGTGGTTAGTGGCCTGGAAAATCTCGAGGAGCCTACGCCGGAGGAGTTGGACGTGCTGGACCAATGGAACAAGGATCCGGAGAAGTTCCGACTGACCTGCTGCGTTCACATCAAGACAGGCGATGTCGTGCTGAGGCAGCACCACTAG